One Myxococcales bacterium DNA segment encodes these proteins:
- a CDS encoding lmo0937 family membrane protein, whose protein sequence is MINLLWAVALIFLLMWALGFAFHITAGGLIHVLLVLALVSVLVRVIMGRRIA, encoded by the coding sequence ATGATTAACCTCTTGTGGGCGGTCGCACTGATCTTTCTCTTGATGTGGGCCCTCGGCTTCGCCTTCCACATCACCGCTGGCGGACTCATCCACGTGCTGCTTGTGTTGGCCCTCGTGTCGGTGCTCGTTCGCGTCATCATGGGACGCCGGATTGCCTGA
- a CDS encoding AI-2E family transporter — translation MPEEERRARAPSALAWLLLGLGAAATYLCWPLWPALVLAAWTASLARPILVRLERWLHGRRRAAAVISLVLFLGLVLPLGLTVLVALSGLQEIARALAQAATEPLSPKSALDAITAGTGAAAPGAPPGPWPKDLAGLLALVQQYGSQALRVLSSVAGAAASGLVAVFVYFGSTVVFLLDGPKLWEWCRRRAPLKREHLDRIAAAFHETGRGLLIGVGLTSATQGLVATLLFLALGVPRWWVLGPITGLASMLPFVGSALVWLPIALGLFLSGHPVRAVLLVVLGATVISTVDNVLRPIYARLGSLEMPSLLLYVSIFGGIAAIGPLGALLGPVVVRLFLEVVELAYDERSAAS, via the coding sequence TTGCCTGAGGAAGAACGCCGGGCTCGTGCCCCTTCGGCACTTGCCTGGCTCCTTCTCGGACTCGGAGCCGCAGCCACGTACCTCTGCTGGCCGCTGTGGCCCGCGCTCGTTCTGGCTGCGTGGACGGCCTCGCTCGCGCGCCCAATACTCGTCCGTCTCGAGCGCTGGCTTCACGGTAGGCGGCGAGCGGCGGCGGTCATTTCGCTCGTCCTGTTTCTCGGCCTGGTTCTGCCGCTCGGACTCACAGTCCTCGTGGCGCTCTCGGGCCTCCAGGAAATCGCACGCGCCTTGGCGCAGGCAGCGACGGAGCCGCTGTCACCGAAGAGCGCGCTCGACGCGATCACGGCTGGCACTGGAGCAGCGGCGCCGGGCGCGCCGCCGGGCCCCTGGCCGAAGGACCTCGCCGGACTTCTCGCGCTCGTGCAGCAATACGGCTCGCAGGCCCTCCGCGTGCTCTCGAGCGTGGCGGGCGCCGCCGCGTCGGGGCTCGTGGCGGTCTTTGTCTACTTTGGCAGCACCGTCGTGTTCCTGCTCGACGGTCCCAAGCTATGGGAGTGGTGTAGGCGGCGCGCACCGCTCAAGCGCGAACACCTCGATCGCATCGCTGCGGCCTTCCACGAAACGGGGCGCGGCCTCCTCATCGGCGTCGGCCTCACGAGCGCGACACAAGGCCTCGTGGCGACGCTCCTCTTCTTGGCGCTCGGCGTGCCGCGCTGGTGGGTGCTCGGTCCCATCACCGGCCTCGCGTCGATGCTTCCCTTCGTGGGTTCGGCGCTCGTCTGGCTCCCCATCGCGCTTGGTCTGTTCCTATCGGGACACCCGGTCCGCGCGGTTCTCCTCGTCGTGCTGGGCGCGACCGTGATCAGCACCGTCGACAACGTCCTTCGCCCAATCTACGCGCGCCTTGGCTCGCTCGAGATGCCGTCGCTCTTGCTCTACGTCTCGATCTTCGGAGGCATCGCCGCCATCGGGCCTTTGGGCGCGCTGCTTGGTCCGGTCGTGGTGCGGCTCTTCCTCGAGGTCGTCGAGCTCGCCTATGACGAGAGGTCGGCGGCTTCGTAG